The Herbiconiux sp. A18JL235 region GACCGCGACCTCGACGCCGCCCGCGGCGAACGTGGCGCGGCCGTGCACGATTCCGTTCTCCGCGGCCTGGTCGCTCAGGAGGCCGCTCTCGGCGAGAAGGCGGTGGAGGTCGTCGAGCAGCTCAGCAGTCATACCCCCACTCTGGCAGGTCGGCGCGTCTCGTGACTGCGGGCGGTCGGCTCAATCCGGGGCGGGTGGCGTCCACCCGTCGTCCTGTCGCACCGCTCGCTGGATGCGCCCGGCGATCTCGCGGAGCTGTCGGCGCTGCGCGGCGGTGAGCGCGCCGAGCACGAAGTGCTGCACCGACTCCGCGTGCACCGGGGTCGCCCGGTCGTACAGCTCGGCGCCCTCCGCGGTGAGCGCGACGAGCATCGACCTGCCGTCGAGCGCATCGCGACGGCGTTCCACGAGTCGGCGCAGCTGCAAGCGCGAGACGGCGCGCGAGACCCGGGAGATCGTGCTGTTCGCGTAGCCCGCCAGCGTGCTCACCCTCAGCTGCCGACCGTCGGCAGCCGCCAGGGCGTAGAGCACGCCGTACTCGAAGTGGGTGAGCTCGAACTCGCGCACGAGGGGCGCGTCGAGCGCCGGAGGGAGCCACTCGAGCACGGTCGCGAGCGCGGCCCAGGTGGCGAGGTCGTCTCCGTCGAGGGATGCGCCGGCGGAGGGTTCAGTCATGATCCGAGCATACGGCGCCACGCGATATGTATTTGCTCCGGCAAGCATTTTGCGCCTAGGATTGCTTGCCTGAGCAACTACATCGAAGGGGTGGCGACAGACATGGAGACCGGACTCGCGGGCGCCAGAGCGTTCATCAGCGGATCGACCCAGGGCATCGGCCTCGCCATAGCGAAGGGTTTGCTTCGTGAGGGCGCCGAGGTGGTGGTGAACGGCCGCGACGAGGCACGGGTGGCCGCCGTCGCGGAGACGCTGCGGGGCGAGTTCCCCGGCGCGCAGGTCTCGGGCATCGCCGCCGATTTCAGACGAGCCGACGAGGTCTCCCGGCTCGTCGACCTGCTCGGGAGCGTCGACGTCCTGGTCAACAACGTCGGCCTCTTCGGCGTCGCCGAATTCACCACCGTCTCCGACGAGGAGTGGCTCGACTACTTCCAGGTCAACGTGATGAGCGGTGTGCGGCTGGCCCGCGCCCTCTTGCCGGGCATGCTCGCCGAGGGCAGGGGCCGCATCCTGTTCATCAGCAGC contains the following coding sequences:
- a CDS encoding MarR family winged helix-turn-helix transcriptional regulator, with amino-acid sequence MTEPSAGASLDGDDLATWAALATVLEWLPPALDAPLVREFELTHFEYGVLYALAAADGRQLRVSTLAGYANSTISRVSRAVSRLQLRRLVERRRDALDGRSMLVALTAEGAELYDRATPVHAESVQHFVLGALTAAQRRQLREIAGRIQRAVRQDDGWTPPAPD
- a CDS encoding SDR family NAD(P)-dependent oxidoreductase, with amino-acid sequence METGLAGARAFISGSTQGIGLAIAKGLLREGAEVVVNGRDEARVAAVAETLRGEFPGAQVSGIAADFRRADEVSRLVDLLGSVDVLVNNVGLFGVAEFTTVSDEEWLDYFQVNVMSGVRLARALLPGMLAEGRGRILFISSESGVSVPADMVHYGATKAATIAVANGLAKLTRGTAVTVNTLLGGPTYSDGVADAVAGIAAAQGIDESALKASIAEGHPTSLLRRFLEPDEIANLAVFLASPLASATNGAALRADGGALTTVL